In Aspergillus nidulans FGSC A4 chromosome II, a single window of DNA contains:
- a CDS encoding uncharacterized protein (transcript_id=CADANIAT00003871): MFFLPLFLSFAARTLAQCETECNPLTSLLSDCFLPQLPTTESGTDVPPSKYRNITGLEFYTKPYVLPGPHTSFLETATQARCFCIEGVHILPECNNCLSGYRFSNSLPMLQDDRRAMDRYKSDCTEWGYFANETLAYPSTTRSAMPSSATGPADPGPGDKVSSSCASVCGVIRGQIDDCGLTPLDIDEDDIPWARADPAYSGSVLLNRTAGECMCSLPVLRRLRGCWICVDAEKELGVPDLVRYYREECNELGYWTDSAVVEPSREELEESEESGEGEEVIMTDGAKTAMYISTGKVALIMGLLLVLSGSC; this comes from the coding sequence ATGTTCTTCCTCCCacttttcctctctttcgcCGCGCGAACCCTCGCTCAATGCGAGACAGAATGCAACCCGCTcacctccctcctctccgaCTGCTTCCTACCCCAACTACCAACAACCGAGAGCGGCACCGACGTGCCCCCAAGCAAATATCGCAACATCACTGGTCTAGAGTTCTACACAAAGCCCTACGTCCTCCCGGGCCCCCATACATCATTCCTCGAAACCGCCACGCAGGCCCGATGCTTCTGCATCGAGGGCGTGCACATCCTGCCTGAATGCAACAACTGTCTCTCGGGGTACCGGTTCTCGAATTCTTTGCCGATGTTGCAAGATGATAGGCGCGCAATGGATCGGTACAAATCGGATTGTACGGAGTGGGGGTATTTTGCGAATGAGACGCTGGCGTACCCGAGTACCACGCGCAGCGCGATGCCGTCGTCGGCGACGGGACCTGCTGATCCGGGTCCCGGGGATAAAGTGTCTAGTAGTTGCGCCTCCGTTTGCGGCGTTATCCGCGGACAGATTGACGACTGTGGTTTGACGCCGctcgatatcgatgaggatgatattcCATGGGCCCGCGCTGACCCTGCATATTCGGGGAGTGTGCTGCTGAACCGGACGGCGGGCGAATGCATGTGCAGTTTGCCAgtgctgcggcggctgaGGGGGTGTTGGATATGTGTTGATGCTGAAAAAGAGCTCGGAGTGCCCGACCTTGTTCGCTATTATCGGGAGGAGTGTAATGAGCTTGGGTATTGGACTGATTCGGCGGTTGTTGAGCCCTCAcgggaggagcttgaagaaagcgaggagtccggcgagggagaggaggttaTAATGACGGATGGAGCTAAGACGGCCATGTACATTTCTACGGGCAAGGTGGCGCTTATTATGGGTTTACTGCTTGTGCTATCCGGATCATGTTAA
- a CDS encoding uncharacterized protein (transcript_id=CADANIAT00003872), with protein sequence MYPVLAQPPCTEECQQNLQFGSFDPSRSSSYKSLEDGPDAWGSEMYWYQEGLETLTIDRKQAEGLRFRLVPLADEFSAVSSSFSAWNTPATSDAGILLGGINTAKYHGPLHCFPMGLRPAGLGPQVILPVSGIEVQLGNGPSVSDTPLSYDFPEGPFSVRTADKRNTVTSVPRDVIMQLYQDLEIEWDSFYSRTLIPCSRRTENHILTFAIGNTTISTPWAAFISDADFSSDPSDMCSFDIHPMDEENSDNLTGELGLNIVQHMYLVVDHDTEMACVAPLNPNPGPDEILEIGPQLRVPDAVGEFPSTVTRYAPPTPLVTTVDSMQGAVRTAVPAVAVAGIAGLAFVL encoded by the exons ATGTACCCAGTCCTAGCACAGCCGCCGTGCACGGAGGAGTGCCAACAGAACCTGCAATTTGGATCGTTTGACCCCTCGCGGTCATCGAGCTACAAGTCGCTCGAAGACGGACCCGATGCTTGGGGGAGTGAGATGTATTGGTATCAAGAGGGCTTGGAAACCCTGACGATTGACAGAAAGCAGGCGGAGGGGCTCAGGTTCCGGCTCGTTCCTCTCGCCGATGAGTTTTCAGCTG tttcctcttctttcagTGCGTGGAACACGCCCGCGACCAGCGACGCAGGAATCCTACTTGGCGGAATCAACACGGCCAAGTACCACGGGCCCCTTCACTGTTTCCCCATGGGCCTGCGCCCCGCGGGACTGGGGCCCCAGGTGATCCTACCCGTCAGCGGAATCGAGGTCCAGCTCGGAAACGGCCCCTCTGTAAGCGACACGCCACTCAGCTACGACTTCCCCGAAGGCCCCTTTAGCGTCCGCACCGCGGACAAGAGGAACACCGTAACCTCGGTCCCGCGCGATGTCATCATGCAGCTATACCAGGATCTGGAGATTGAATGGGATAGTTTCTATAGCCGGACTCTGATCCCCTGCTCGCGACGGACGGAGAACCACATCCTCACATTCGCCATTGGAAACACGACTATCTCCACGCCCTGGGCGGCGTTCATCTCCGACGCCGACTTCAGCTCGGACCCGAGCGATATGTGCTCGTTTGACATCCACCCCATGGACGAAGAAAACAGTGACAACTTGACCGGCGAGCTAGGCTTGAACATCGTCCAACATATGTACCTTGTCGTCGACCACGACACGGAAATGGCGTGCGTCGCCCCGCTGAATCCGAATCCTGGACCAGATGAGATTCTGGAAATTGGACCGCAGCTTCGTGTTCCAGATGCTGTTGGCGAGTTTCCGAGCACTGTAACGAGGTACGCGCCTCCGACTCCGTTGGTTACTACGGTGGATTCAATGCAAGGTGCTGTCAGGACGGCTGTTCcagctgtggctgtggctggcATTGCAGGGTTGGCATTTGTGCTGTGA
- a CDS encoding uncharacterized protein (transcript_id=CADANIAT00003873), with the protein MAIDLTVGQVSGIIAAGAVVAKLVLPNLYVFLFIGTLQEQNNVATTTAISWSSISRLLHSSHWPTIIGSDSAALSGVPFRVLFFRYTGLLSTILISIAAIVTPLGLYEIVVPGDPVAEQFHHIPDGGIFGAGTSRRNDSVSWSRVCGGLREPFTCPDLTRAPPASNRSIDRRIPQGTVDLFTGGLSADSSSISSIFDIQWRSWSWMRLLPSDQGNASNSSLPRDRSYNEQYPIGTYRQVSTLILEDSYQVIEGLIVDTKNGGVGFRNHSAPSLTTYGSTWTEDLLFIQPVSACIDTNLTLDYRIPENDRRSLNSRTPITVTDRGGFSELNTTYPEWNLADVQSNPQLWERAYQAAWLSNVFAMGKFNISNVTLGSTPDQPLVLHMGISVEGNRTYQLSQTDPNDCWIDRQNPATIAPNSFGCYAVNSTGGLPDEDTFEAAPRLIKTLCEGGDFESSRGTIGNIATYCTLVLGSSLRSDGAEENWPFHTADSAWSKPMYSCAMAVEATIKTATFSYNTTDDLAGLRVVNITDKFYQSETDYPVWGVENLSEIGDFWMMPLWGIMSSDSAANYSPNDLKTVHKPSLYLPRIGSFPRSSGVTTESHQNLPGAEFADNGLSAVSSMASSTLGLMDYTGEGNLALAQLWSRLSESADSMARVLNLVWTDYAANAVVGTKGSPGQGPGNDILRPVTTYRVGIRYHLEYAIPGIIVLGLLILTSVLDLVAIVLGRATLSKMKRYLNATSVGRVMVSALRPTHATTRNVDNDTPTIEWLETEGRMIISTGKAMQMSRLEPGFGEVESQNPL; encoded by the exons ATGGCTATAGACCTGACGGTCGGACAGGTATCTGGTATCATCGCTGCGGGAGCGGTAGTCG CGAAGCTCGTTCTACCCAACTTATatgttttcctcttcattggGACCCTCCAAGAGCAGAACAATGTGGCCACTACTACCGCTATTTCGTGGTCGTCCATCAGTCGTCTACTCCACTCCTCCCACTGGCCTACCATCATAGGCAGCGACTCCGCTGCTTTAAGTGGAGTTCCCTTTCGTGTCCTATTCTTTCGATATACCGGCCTTCTGAGTACTATACTCATCTCCATTGCGGCCATTGTCACCCCTCTCGGCTTGTACGAAATCGTTGTCCCTGGTGATCCGGTAGCAGAGCAGTTTCACCACATTCCGGACGGGGGTATATTTGGGGCGGGAACATCGAGACGGAATGATAGCGTCAGTTGGAGTCGCGTTTGCGGTGGATTGAGAGAGCCATTTACCTGCCCGGATCTAACGAGAGCGCCACCCGCAAGTAATCGCTCCATTGACAGACGCATACCACAGGGGACAGTAGATCTCTTTACAGGTGGACTTTCAGCCGACAGCAGCTCTATATCGAGTATATTTGATATCCAATGGCGCTCTTGGTCGTGGATGAGGTTACTTCCTAGCGATCAGGGCAATGCCAGCAACTCCTCACTGCCACGGGACCGGTCATACAACGAACAATATCCTATCGGGACATACCGACAGGTGTCGACACTCATACTCGAAGATAGTTATCAAGTCATCGAGGGACTTATAGTCGACACAAAAAATGGAGGTGTTGGTTTTCGAAACCACAGCGCTCCATCTTTGACCACGTATGGAAGTACATGGACAGAAGACCTTTTATTTATCCAACCTGTCTCGGCCTGCATCGACACGAACCTAACATTGGATTATCGGATTCCGGAGAACGACAGACGCTCGTTAAATAGTCGCACGCCCATAACTGTCACCGATAGAGGCGGGTTTTCCGAGCTGAACACAACTTACCCGGAATGGAATCTGGCGGATGTGCAATCGAATCCCCAATTATGGGAGCGTGCGTATCAAGCCGCCTGGTTGTCCAACGTTTTTGCCATGGGCAAGTTCAATATCAGCAATGTCACCCTGGGGAGTACTCCAGATCAACCGCTCGTTTTGCACATGGGAATCTCGGTAGAAGGGAATCGGACATATCAGCTCTCTCAAACGGATCCCAATGATTGTTGGATCGACCGCCAAAATCCAGCCACTATTGCACCTAACTCGTTTGGATGCTATGCTGTGAACAGCACTGGGGGACTGCCTGATGAGGATACGTTTGAAGCTGCTCCACGGTTAATCA AAACCTTGTGTGAAGGAGGTGACTTTGAATCCAGTCGTGGAACCATCGGAAATATTGCCACATATTGTACACTCGTGCTGGGGTCGTCGTTGCGGTCTGATGGGGCTGAAGAGAACTGGCCCTTCCACACCGCCGACTCAGCCTGGTCCAAGCCAATGTATTCGTGCGCCATGGCCGTGGAGGCGACTATCAAGACCGCCACCTTCAGCTACAATACAACTGACGACCTTGCGGGACTTAGAGTCGTGAATATCACAGATAAGTTCTACCAGAGTGAGACGGATTACCCCGTCTGGGGCGTCGAGAATTTGTCGGAGATAGGTGATTTCTGGATGATGCCATTGTGGGGAATTATGTCCTCTGATTCTGCGGCAAACTACTCGCCCAATGACCTCAAAACAGTGCACAAACCCTCTCTCTATCTGCCACGTATAGGCAGTTTTCCCCGTTCAAGTGGCGTCACCACGGAAAGTCATCAAAATCTGCCGGGCGCCGAGTTCGCTGACAACGGGCTCAGCGCCGTAAGTTCTATGGCAAGCAGCACCTTGGGTTTGATGGACTATACAGGTGAAGGAAATCTTGCCCTGGCGCAGCTGTGGAGTAGACTTTCAGAGTCCGCCGACTCAATGGCTAGGGTCTTGAATCTAGTCTGGACAGACTACGCCGCGAACGCGGTCGTCGGGACAAAGGGGAGCCCAGGACAGGGTCCCGGAAATGACATACTCCGGCCTGTGACGACTTACCGGGTGGGGATACGTTACCATCTCGAGTATGCCATCCCCGGGATCATCGTACTGGGGCTTCTGATTCTCACCTCAGTTCTGGATCTTGTTGCCATTGTGCTTGGTCGTGCAACACTCTCCAAGATGAAACGGTATCTGAATGCTACCTCTGTTGGGCGAGTTATGGTATCAGCACTGCGTCCCACGCACGCGACTACCAGGAATGTCGATAATGATACGCCGACTATTGAGTGGCTCGAAACCGAGGGACGGATGATCATCAGTACAGGGAAGGCGATGCAAATGTCGAGGCTCGAGCCGGGTTTCGGAGAGGTGGAGAGTCAGAACCCGCTGTAG
- a CDS encoding serine hydrolase domain-containing protein (transcript_id=CADANIAT00003874), with protein sequence MQFFSLVAFAGLFVASSAQLPTAPELIPIPSYSGCPPDGPLLPRPTDLANSKHIRSAATSLSNILDSAVQGKIKAGWVVENVSFSLALVSPYSASGTEDNVRPFWEYHHRAEKNTIGTAEIDGNTQYLIGSVSKVFSDLMLLKSGVDLETPVTQFLPQLRSNKSKIQWENITLGMLADHLAGIPPNAFYEFYFLNSFHEGLGLPHLSDSEYPECGVLGLNSDCSREQIINSFLTKEPVAPINSRPIYSQLSFTLFTLCLEAHTGKNYSQLLDEAVYKPLNLVNSGVSPGTTERAAVPPGISGWGSDYGFNAPGGGLYSSTNDLSIFLSAILNHSILDTPGDVRRWLKPLSTTSSVNTLVGRPWEIFRATDLLPPKYSHTVDIYAKSGGAMGYMAQVAAIDQYGVGLIVLTAGPVDAMNILYRALLGTFIPAIEEEARFQSRRFAGTWTSKTSPPFNKSQTHNDEKIKLTLEIDDGTGLSLASFTRGNASIVDAIKNIWDAEYLALGFGILSDTLRLYPTDLNIPVPASEVESLLAQSNTNSHLRHSMSHIDKDKVRVERQEWRINLDIVPLNGAAMSDLPGQTTATQYCGSWQTVDWMTYGGISLEKVVFVVDKVNVDMPSRKDVASGKRIDLTAHTFSIHLSTNFKDRVNIPEDP encoded by the exons GCGCAGCAACAAGCCTCTCCAACATTCTAGACTCCGCCGTACAAGGGAAAATCAAAGCTGGTTGGGTTGTTGAGAATGTTTCCTTTTCTCTAGCACTAGTCTCACCCTATAGTGCATCAGGCACTGAGGATAATGTGAGACCTTTTTGGGAATATCACCACcgtgcggagaagaacaCAATAGGCACAGCCGAAATTGATGGAAATACACAGTATCTGATTGGCTCGGTATCCAAGGTGTTTTCCGATTTGATGCTGCTTAAATCTGGAGTTGATTTAGAAACTCCAGTTACTCAATTTCTTCCGCAATTGCGGTCTAATAAGTCAAAGATCCAGTGGGAGAATATCACCCTAGGAATGCTAGCTGACCATCTGGCTGGTATACCTCCAAACG CTTTCTACGAATTTTATTTCCTCAACTCCTTCCATGAAGGTCTCGGATTACCACATCTCAGCGATTCTGAATATCCCGAGTGCGGAGTCCTGGGCCTGAATAGTGACTGCAGCAGAGAGC AAATTATCAATAGCTTTCTAACTAAAGAGCCAGTGGCACCGATAAACTCTCGGCCGATCTATTCACAGCTCTCATTCACCCTCTTCACGCTCTGTCTTGAAGCCCATACAGGAAAAAACTACTCGCAACTACTAGACGAAGCCGTTTATAAGCCTCTGAACCTCGTAAACTCCGGCGTATCCCCAGGAACTACGGAGCGGGCGGCTGTCCCGCCAGGTATATCAGGCTGGGGAAGTGACTACGGATTCAACGCTCC CGGCGGTGGTCTCTACTCCTCCACCAATGACCTAAGCATCTTTCTCAGTGCTATTCTCAACCATAGCATTCTTGACACCCCGGGCGACGTGCGTAGATGGCTCAAACCATTGTCCACAACCAGCTCCGTCAACACCCTGGTCGGACGACCCTGGGAAATTTTCCGCGCAACAGACCTCCTGCCTCCCAAATATAGTCACACAGTGGATATTTACGCCAAATCTGGTGGTGCAATGGGTTATATGGCCCAGGTTGCTGCTATCGACCAATATGGGGTCGGTCTTATTGTACTTACTGCCGGGCCCGTCGACGCAATGAATATTCTTTACCGCGCTCTCCTTGGTACATTTATTCCAgccattgaagaggaagcacGCTTCCAAAGTCGTCGATTTGCAGGAACTTGGACATCGAAGACCTCGCCACCATTTAACAAATCTCAGACGCACAATGACGAGAAAATTAAACTGACTCTGGAAATAGACGACGGAACCGGCCTTAGTTTAGCGTCCTTCACTCGTGGCAACGCCTCAATTGTTGATGCTATCAAAAATATATGGGACGCTGAATACCTTGCCCTTGGGTTTGGTATTCTGTCTGACACGCTCCGTCTTTATCCCACCGATTTAAACATTCCAGTTCCGGCCTCCGAAGTTGAGTCTCTCCTTGCTCAATCGAATACAAATTCACACCTTCGCCACTCCATGAGCCACATTGACAAGGATAAGGTGAGAGTTGAACGCCAGGAATGGCGTATTAACCTCGATATCGTCCCGCTTAACGGCGCAGCCATGTCAGATCTTCCGGGGCAAACTACTGCCACACAGTATTGTGGTTCGTGGCAGACAGTGGACTGGATGACGTATGGCGGGATCAGTCTAGAGAAGGTCGTGTTTGTGGTTGATAAA GTGAACGTGGATATGCCTAGCCGCAAAG ATGTTGCATCGGGTAAGAGGATAGACCTCACAGCGCATACATTCTCAATTCATTTATCAACAAATTTCAAGGATCGTGTGAACATCCCTGAGGACCCGTAG